ACAGAATTAACCATAAGCACAATTATAGTAGTAGCAGCCGGTCTGACACAGTGGATACTGAGCTAAATGCTTATTTGTGTGCAACCTGATAGAGGGCTATTCATGCATCAAATGTCTGTTTACTTACAATTCAAAACACAGAGAGTGGGCTCTCTGAACATTGGCCTGTACTTGACCCCATGATTATCAGCCACCAAACAGTGCATGCTCAAACAAACAGCGTGCTAGTCATTTAAACCTTATCGATGAGTACTTGGAAATGAAACCTAGGGGAAATGGTTCAGTTAAAGACTGAACAAAGTCGGTTCATGACAAGGAATACCACATTTAATCTAATGGAATGTTTCAATCAATAACATGTAATGTGTACTGTATCTCTCGTAGAAGACAGAGCGCTCCAACTTCCAAATGGGTGGACAGACTGAAAATAAGATCCATACAATTTGAGAGAGTTTCGCTGTATTGTTTAGTGTGATTGTATCCTTAGTTGTATTATATGGGCAGCAGGGAGTGCTAAAGACAAATAACACACTTTTCCACAAGATACAAAAATAGAGATGTAACCATAATTGTGAGGGTCACATAAAGTTTCCCTGCCCCTgaagttcagtgtgtgtgttttttgataAAGTTCTCATGGCAGAGATTTGAGAGTCTCCCTTGCTCTCAACAGTCCTAAATGCTCCACCAAATCTTGCTGACGTTGGACTAGGGATGGAGTTAATACGAAACAGCTACTGAATATGAATGAGGTAAATGAGAGCTGATGAATGTTATCCCTTATCTCCGTGAAGATTAGATACTTCCCTTGAACTCTCGCCAAGGACAAAAGAAAGAACCCATTTGAAGTGCTAGCTTGTCAGGGAATTTGATCGACATTGATAAAGTAGCATCATAAACCAGTgagtgatatacagtacagtgtctaCATGATTTGAAGTAAAGCGCTAGAAAAACAGATGCCACAGCCAATAGTTTTGTTTTGTTGGTTGTTTGTCCATGGTCATGGTGGCAAATTCCAAATCTAAAAGGATATTTAGCACTAGCCCGAAGCTAAAAACACATTGAGGAGTGAGTTATTAAAAGGAATATGTCTTTGTTAGGGGAACGTAGTGGGAGAAATACTTTCGGTGCTACTCCAAAAGATATGATATGTGACTCTGTTCACGCCAGGTGAACTGAGCAGGAATTAACGACTTTGGTGAAACTCCACATGATTATTGCATTTCCATTTCCATGTGTTTCCCTTGCATTCAGTAGCATCTATGAATCACATGTCCAGCCTATGCAAATGGAAGAACCAAGAACACGGATGGTTCCGGATGTTGTGGGATTCTCTCTTGTGTTTACAGAACAACTGAGGGGTATACTACGTACATAGCGAGATGTACCCAGGCTTTTCTGAAATGAACTAGCTTCAGATCGCtccacattccagctcaggctacATCTGTACTACGACGGTGGATATTGCTCATCTGCCTGCCgctaactctagcaggcttgtaactgcgCATGCATGTATCGTTGCAGCCTGCAGCAGCCACACATGGCTAGtcaaactcttcattgagacaacaCTGAAAAATCCGTCAgtggcacatttttttttttttgctgaaatgattatggaataaaagtgatcttgcaaattcagcaggttaTGATGTGAAATAGGCTGTTAGGTAATAAAAGAAAGAGGCCACTTCTATTGTTAATGCCGTTTTCTGACAtactcaatctctccctatcccagtctgctgtccccacttgcttcaaaatGTCCACCATTGCTCCTGTACCCAAAAAAGCAAAGGTAACtaagctaaatgactatcgccccatagcactcacttttgTTATCATGAAGTGCTTACCTGACCCCTTAGACCCACCCAACTTGCacactgccccaacagatccacagatgatgcaatcgccctcacactgcacactgccctatcccatctggacaagaggaatacctatgtaagaatgctgttcattgactatagctcagccttcaacaccatagtaccctccaagctcatcattaagcttggggtcCTGGgcctgaaccccaccctgtgcaacagggtcctggacttcctgacgggcggcCGCCAGGAGGTGAAGGTAGGacacaacatctccactttgctgatcctcaacacaggggccccacaagggtgcatgctcagccccctcctgtactccctgttcactcataactgtgtggccacacacgcagctcaactcaatcatcaagtttgcagaggacacaatagtagtagacttgattaccaacaatgatgagacagcctacagggaggaggtaacggccctggcggagtggtgccaggaaaataacctctccctcaacatcatcaAAActaaggcgcaacagcgcctcttcaacctcaggaggctgaagaaatgtgtcttggcccctaagaccctcacaaacttttacagatacacaactgagagcatactgtcgggcagtatcaccgcctagtacggcatcagcaccgcccgcaaccgcagagttctccagagggtggtgaggtctgcacaacgcatcaccgggggtcaACTTTTAgacaatgccactccgacattgctcgtcctaatatttatatatttcttaattccattattttacttttagattaatgtgtattgttgtgaactgttagatactactgcactgttggagctaggaacacaagcatttcgctacacccgcaataacatcccCTAAATGCATCCTGTCCTTAATAAATATGTAATGTCATAGGTATTTTAATATAACTATTTttgaacacaaaaaaaaaaaaagataaataaaATATTGAATCGGTCGTCATCCTCAAATTAAGGGAATATTTACGCAATGTTTGCAATGTTTGAGGGTGGCaatctgatttcattggtcctcaactaGCGAATCGGACACTTCATTCAGGATAAACTGAGTTATGCCGAGGTTTACATGGAAGACGGCAAACCaaatgtcattgttttcaatGAAAGCATGACGGTAAATACCGCTGAGCCTGGCGGTGAATGCCGTCATCCGCCACGGTAGACGGGACTTGCCGCCAAAGTTCAGACTTTAGCAGTCTGCCGTAGCGTTGTTTTCTAACTGTCTGTTTAGTGAAATCATCATAGCAACGCATACCGTCGTGCTGGCTTGCTTTTACCGTCACTATCTTTCCTGCATTCTTTTCCCGCCATGCCGACGGGTATGACGGTATTTGCATATTAGTCCTAAGTCATGCTGCGTTTAGACGAGGGACAGCATTTAACGTCGTGCTCTCATTGAAAACAATGACATCTAGTTTGCTGTCTATCTCGTACCATCTAAACGCAGCATTAGCCTCCCCAGAGAAGGTTAGTTCTGAAGCATTCATTGCCATAGAAAGTTACCTGGCTCAAACTCCTCAAACCAGCTACTTCTGTGAGATCACGATATCAGGATTCAAGGTTGTTATTAGATTAGGATAGTTCTGTCCTTgtgctgttcttgtctattaaggttatatattatgtcatgttttatgttttgtttggaccccaggaagtgtagccaATGTTTAGCAGTAGCTAACGGGGATGCTAATAAAATACTAAACTAAATAGTAAATACTACCAGGTTACAGTTTCCCTAGAGACTGGTGTTCACTGATGAAGAGGTACATCCTCTCATTTTCTTCTCAATTTTCTAGGCGTCAGATCGATCATGTACCATCCACACTCAAGGTGAAATCCATACGTGTCATTCTCCTTTGTCAATTATTCACTAGAAACTCAGAAAGACAGATGGAcaaacggacagacagacgggcagacaaaATGGATTAACGGACAGGCAGACAAAGTCCATAAACATAACAGCCAAGCGGACAATCTTGTTTACAACATTCTGGAACTGATTTAATATCTTGCAATCACAATAAAAGAGATTTCCTATACAAGCACAGGAACAAACATTGGATGGTAATTACACAGTACATAACAGCATAATCAAGCACCATGCATAAATGTGCTGAGCAAACATCCATCTAATCAACTAGATACTATATGATCAGATAAGATGAAACTTTGATCACATGCTGCTGGCACAGGGAAGGGAAATGTGCTCATGTGTAATGAGAAGGGGAGGGGCTTTAAGGCTTTAACCGTGAGGTGCTGGAGTCGGTGTATAGCAACAGCCTGCATACCCAAGGATCGGAGTAAAGTGACAGTCTCAGCTCTGTGTCGTACCCACTATGTTGTGGACAGTGAGTCTCTGCCTCCTGTTGGCCGCGTCCTCTTCAGGTGTACCGCTGGATAGATACAGCACCAAAGGCCAGCATAAAGTACTGCTCGTCTCCTTCGATGGCTTCAGGTGGGACTATGACCGCGATGTGGACACGCCGAATCTGGACACAATGGCCAAAGACGGGGTCAAGGCCAGATATGTGACCCCACCTTACCTCACCATCACCAGTCCCACACATTTCACCCTCCTAACAGGTACCTTCTGTAGATCAATACACAGGCACAACACTTTTCTATAGGCTCCAAGAGAGCAGTGATTCTGTGGAGGTTCATGTTCATGTCATGGTGGtccttttttctctccaattaTTGGATCACAAGTCATTCCCAGTTTAGTTTATAAGAATTGTGAATGTGACTGGAAAAAATGAATTAACTGTAATTCAATGTCCCAGGGTCCAGCAGACTTCAGAGTTGAGTAAGATGATTATGTTGGGAAGGCTGAAGGAGGAATTTCTATTTTCCTTCTCAGAAATTCTCATTTTTGACTCTTGAATCATCAGTGCCAGTTTAAAAGACATTTTAACTTCCTTGAAATTAAATTCCTTTAATCTCCAGTGTCGGCCGTAAGACCTTGTCCTAGAAGCGCCATGGCACTCACAGGCTATAAAGTTGATAGAATTTGTCATGTGAATGTGGCAGACTGAATATTGAGAGATTGACAGTGACTCTTTTCAGGGCGCTACATTGAAAACCATGGGGTGATCCACAACATGTGGTTCAACATCACCACCAGTGAGAAACTGCCTTACTATGCTACCCAGTTTAAGAATGAGTGGTGGGACAACGGCACTCTACCCATCTGGATCACAGCCCAGAGACAGGTCAGAATGATTTAAGATGCACCTTCATCTTAAAACATTCCTGCATTTGCTTTACAttaatacaaatcaaatcaaatgttatgtcaatgcaaatagtctggatagTCATTTAAATGTCTGTGCATATATGCATGtacggtgtgtgtgagtgttgtatgtaagactgtgtgtgtgtaagacggtgtgtgtgtgtgcgtgacacCTCTCTTCATCCCCATTTGTATATTCAGGGCCTGAGGGCCGGCTCTCTTCACTTTCCTGGCACGCAATCCACCTACCAGGGAGAGACGCAGACAGTGAAGGAAGTGGAACCACGGTTTTATGACTACAAAAACGAGACAAAATGGCAAGAGAACGTAGAGAAGGTGATGGGCACCTGGTTCAGTGAGATGGACCTGGACTTTGTGTCACTGTATTTTGGGGAGCCTGATGGCACAGGCCACAAATACGGGCCTGATTCCCCTGAGCGGAGGGAGATGGTCAAGCAGGTGGACAGAACAGTGGGCTACATCCGCAGCTTGGCTGAACAAAACGGACTTGCCGATAGtctcaacatcatcatcaccgcTGACCATGGGATGAGCAATGTGTACCGCAACGGCTTGGTGAAGGAGATCACCCTTTCCAGGATCCCCGGATTCTCCTTCAGAGATATAGCCTTTCACCTGGTGGACTTTGGGCCCTCTGGGATGCTGCTTCCCAAGAAGGGCATGCTGGATAAGGTCTACAACGCCCTGAAGGGGGCGCACCCtcaccttcatgtcttcaagaaGGAGGAGATGCCCAAGCGCCTTCACTTTGCTAATAACAACCGCATCCTACCCATCATTCTCTTCTCTGACCCTGGATATGTCATTAACGGGGTGGGTTCATAGCATGTCTCTATATTATTTAGTAATAGTAGTTCGCTTAAACAAATGAGACGTTTTTTTTAAGGGTTTCCGTCACGTACAGAACCAATTTAACGCACACAAAAAGTGAAATAAAGGCACACTTTTACTTTTGTGAGACTAAACATGCATATTGTTGTAGACTTTCCAATTCCATGCTTTAATGTGAATTACTGATTAGAGGATTGGCCTCAGTGAACATAGTATGAGCAAAGAAGCTGGTTTAAAATAACC
This sequence is a window from Oncorhynchus mykiss isolate Arlee chromosome 13, USDA_OmykA_1.1, whole genome shotgun sequence. Protein-coding genes within it:
- the LOC110486591 gene encoding ectonucleotide pyrophosphatase/phosphodiesterase family member 7, translated to MLWTVSLCLLLAASSSGVPLDRYSTKGQHKVLLVSFDGFRWDYDRDVDTPNLDTMAKDGVKARYVTPPYLTITSPTHFTLLTGRYIENHGVIHNMWFNITTSEKLPYYATQFKNEWWDNGTLPIWITAQRQGLRAGSLHFPGTQSTYQGETQTVKEVEPRFYDYKNETKWQENVEKVMGTWFSEMDLDFVSLYFGEPDGTGHKYGPDSPERREMVKQVDRTVGYIRSLAEQNGLADSLNIIITADHGMSNVYRNGLVKEITLSRIPGFSFRDIAFHLVDFGPSGMLLPKKGMLDKVYNALKGAHPHLHVFKKEEMPKRLHFANNNRILPIILFSDPGYVINGFLPVQFNVGEHGFDNEEMDMKPFFRAVGPAFQKNLEVGPFETVNIYPLMCHVLGIKPDPNDGHLDATKHMLVSAKEDLRQDIKSNIFVGLAAVAGFIVVVFIAVVSFNAFKKEKNDRSSEKSVLPGGKEVTQTAL